In a single window of the Maridesulfovibrio bastinii DSM 16055 genome:
- a CDS encoding DUF3164 family protein codes for MKAVRDSLSVLCSKKYIRFYHRTGIEEKWQAIPLDIAAL; via the coding sequence ATGAAGGCCGTTAGAGACTCTTTGAGCGTGTTGTGTAGTAAAAAGTATATTCGCTTCTACCATCGCACAGGAATTGAAGAAAAATGGCAAGCTATCCCGCTTGATATAGCAGCTCTTTAG